From a single Armatimonadota bacterium genomic region:
- the coaBC gene encoding bifunctional phosphopantothenoylcysteine decarboxylase/phosphopantothenate--cysteine ligase CoaBC encodes MTGEALKEKNVILGVTGSIAAFKAAEICSLLIRKGATVHVVMTEHATKFVGPVTFRALTGNQVITGLWDEPREYEIAHISLPDKADVFLIAPATANFIGKVAAGIADDMLTTMVMATKAPVVIAPAMNYKMWENPILQSNVESLKSLGYRFVGPETGRLACGVEAVGRLASPEAIVQAVVECISGPRDLEGVGILVTAGPTEEPLDPVRFISNRSSGKMGYAIAQVAANRGAKVTLVSGPTTLPQPAGVELVCVRTAAEMLEAVLSRLSDTDVIIGAAAVADYTPKSPAPEKIKKANEALVLELEPTKDIMFEVGRRKNNRILIGFAAETENTLENARKKLAQKNLDLIVANDVSKPEIGFGSDVNEVTLIERDGTTHDLPRMLKSEIAARILDWVKEHLNGGHS; translated from the coding sequence ATGACGGGTGAAGCTTTAAAAGAAAAAAACGTAATCCTGGGGGTGACAGGCAGCATAGCTGCCTTCAAAGCTGCGGAGATATGCAGTTTACTAATCCGCAAGGGTGCAACTGTGCATGTTGTAATGACAGAGCATGCCACAAAGTTCGTCGGACCGGTAACCTTCCGCGCGCTTACAGGAAATCAAGTTATCACTGGGCTTTGGGATGAGCCGCGGGAGTATGAAATCGCTCATATCTCGCTTCCAGACAAGGCTGATGTTTTCCTCATTGCCCCTGCCACAGCAAACTTTATTGGAAAGGTTGCGGCTGGCATAGCGGATGATATGCTCACTACGATGGTAATGGCCACCAAGGCTCCTGTGGTCATTGCACCTGCGATGAACTATAAGATGTGGGAGAATCCCATCCTTCAATCGAATGTTGAAAGCCTAAAATCGCTAGGATACCGCTTCGTAGGACCTGAAACTGGGCGCCTAGCGTGCGGCGTCGAGGCTGTGGGTCGCCTGGCGTCGCCAGAAGCAATTGTACAAGCAGTCGTTGAATGCATTAGCGGTCCTCGCGATTTAGAAGGCGTCGGAATACTAGTGACTGCAGGGCCGACCGAGGAGCCGCTTGATCCAGTGCGATTCATCAGCAACCGGTCATCTGGCAAGATGGGGTATGCCATTGCTCAAGTAGCGGCCAATCGTGGGGCTAAAGTTACCCTAGTCTCTGGACCAACAACACTTCCGCAACCGGCGGGGGTGGAGTTGGTTTGCGTTAGAACAGCAGCTGAGATGCTGGAAGCAGTTTTAAGTCGACTATCCGATACGGACGTAATTATAGGGGCAGCAGCGGTTGCAGACTATACACCAAAGTCGCCGGCGCCTGAAAAAATCAAGAAGGCAAACGAGGCTTTGGTGCTTGAACTTGAGCCCACCAAAGATATAATGTTCGAGGTAGGCAGGCGAAAGAATAACCGCATCCTCATTGGTTTTGCGGCAGAGACAGAAAATACGTTGGAGAACGCGCGGAAAAAACTAGCCCAAAAAAACCTCGACCTAATAGTAGCCAATGATGTGTCAAAGCCAGAGATTGGCTTCGGCTCGGATGTCAACGAGGTTACACTTATTGAACGAGATGGCACGACGCATGACCTGCCGAGGATGTTAAAATCGGAGATTGCAGCTCGTATTCTCGACTGGGTCAAAGAGCATTTGAACGGAGGGCACAGTTGA